In one Sulfitobacter sp. LCG007 genomic region, the following are encoded:
- a CDS encoding DMT family transporter, whose amino-acid sequence MPLSRTSLAILLSLIALCLFDFMGLVIKHLSPDYSAAELSAYRNLTGLIPALIALWSSRQWHKDGRRWKIRQWGLAGMRGVILTLAQFSFYLSLGLMSFATASTITYANALVMTALAVPILGEKVGRVRWFAVIVGFVGVIMIVGPGRDSFSPLALLPLAAAFFYALSAVTTRLMDEDVPTGLINLYSAGVAATGAFGLAMLTGGFSQIAHGTDLLWILAMGGFGGTAVLFLIAAYRLTEQSNLAPFSYFGIPIAFVLGWIFYDEAPWAELFPGAILIAAGGLLIVWRERRLARAI is encoded by the coding sequence ATGCCGCTCTCCCGCACCAGCCTCGCAATCCTGCTCTCGCTCATTGCCCTGTGCCTTTTCGACTTCATGGGCCTGGTCATCAAGCACCTCTCGCCCGACTACTCGGCGGCCGAGCTGTCCGCCTATCGCAACCTGACCGGCCTGATCCCGGCGCTGATCGCGCTGTGGTCCTCCCGGCAATGGCACAAGGACGGTCGTCGCTGGAAAATCAGGCAATGGGGCCTCGCAGGCATGCGCGGCGTGATCCTGACCCTCGCGCAGTTCAGCTTCTATCTCTCGCTCGGCCTGATGAGTTTCGCCACCGCCTCGACCATCACCTACGCCAACGCGCTTGTCATGACGGCGCTCGCGGTGCCGATCCTGGGGGAAAAGGTCGGTCGGGTTCGCTGGTTTGCGGTGATCGTCGGCTTCGTCGGCGTGATCATGATTGTCGGACCGGGCCGCGACAGCTTTTCGCCGCTGGCCCTTCTGCCGCTCGCGGCCGCCTTCTTCTATGCCCTGTCGGCCGTCACCACACGCCTGATGGACGAGGACGTGCCCACCGGGCTGATCAATCTCTACTCCGCGGGGGTGGCTGCGACCGGAGCCTTCGGCCTTGCCATGCTCACCGGCGGGTTCAGCCAGATCGCGCATGGCACGGACCTGCTCTGGATCCTTGCAATGGGAGGTTTCGGCGGGACGGCGGTGCTGTTCCTGATCGCGGCCTACCGGCTGACCGAACAATCGAACCTCGCCCCCTTCAGCTATTTCGGCATTCCCATTGCCTTCGTTCTCGGCTGGATCTTCTACGACGAGGCGCCCTGGGCCGAACTTTTCCCGGGGGCGATCCTGATCGCGGCGGGCGGCCTGCTCATCGTCTGGCGGGAGCGGCGGCTTGCACGCGCCATCTGA
- the arfB gene encoding alternative ribosome rescue aminoacyl-tRNA hydrolase ArfB: protein MLHISNDIVLQDWELTESFMRASGPGGQNVNKVSSAVELRFEAARSPSLPPPVKSRLKRLAGRRWTGEGALVIQCDETRSQARNREIARDRLAELIRKALVAPKKRIPTRPTLGSKRRRLDTKKARGSVKALRGKVDPPE from the coding sequence ATGCTGCACATTTCCAATGACATCGTCCTGCAGGACTGGGAACTGACCGAAAGCTTCATGCGCGCCTCGGGTCCCGGCGGACAGAACGTCAACAAGGTCTCCTCGGCGGTCGAACTGCGTTTCGAGGCCGCCCGTTCGCCGTCGTTGCCGCCCCCCGTGAAGTCCCGTCTGAAACGCCTTGCGGGGCGGCGCTGGACCGGCGAGGGGGCGCTTGTGATCCAGTGCGACGAGACGCGCTCGCAGGCGCGCAACCGCGAGATTGCCCGTGACCGGCTGGCCGAGCTGATCCGAAAGGCGCTTGTCGCGCCGAAGAAGCGCATACCCACGCGGCCCACGCTTGGCTCGAAACGCCGCAGGCTCGATACCAAGAAGGCGCGGGGCAGCGTCAAGGCGCTGCGCGGAAAAGTGGATCCACCCGAATAG
- a CDS encoding queuosine precursor transporter — translation MTRSHLPGILAMAAIVVASNILVQFLFGQWLTWGAFTYPFAFLVTDVMNRVYGAGPARRVVFAGFVIGVVCSLIGTQIAGEFGPLVTLRIALGSGLAFLGAQLLDVSIFSALRGGRWWRAPLVSTLVGSSVDTAIFFTVAFAASLSFIEPTNDVSWAGEMLPLLGTGPVVPLWVSLALADWMVKLSLALVALVPFRLLTRRLLQTA, via the coding sequence ATGACCCGCTCCCATCTCCCCGGCATCCTTGCCATGGCCGCCATCGTCGTGGCCTCCAACATCCTCGTGCAGTTCCTCTTCGGCCAATGGCTGACCTGGGGCGCCTTCACATACCCCTTCGCCTTTCTCGTCACCGATGTGATGAACCGCGTCTACGGGGCCGGCCCCGCGCGCCGCGTCGTGTTTGCGGGCTTCGTCATCGGCGTCGTCTGTTCGCTGATCGGAACCCAGATTGCGGGCGAGTTCGGCCCCCTCGTCACCCTGCGCATCGCTCTGGGATCCGGCCTCGCGTTCCTCGGCGCGCAACTGCTCGATGTCTCGATCTTCTCGGCCCTTCGCGGCGGCCGCTGGTGGCGCGCCCCGCTGGTCTCGACGCTGGTCGGAAGCTCGGTCGACACCGCCATCTTCTTCACCGTCGCCTTCGCGGCCTCGCTGAGCTTTATCGAACCCACCAACGACGTTTCATGGGCGGGCGAGATGCTGCCGCTTCTGGGGACGGGGCCGGTCGTTCCGCTCTGGGTCTCGCTGGCGCTCGCCGACTGGATGGTGAAGCTTTCGCTCGCTTTGGTGGCGCTTGTCCCCTTCCGGCTGCTCACCCGCCGGCTTTTGCAGACGGCCTGA
- a CDS encoding esterase-like activity of phytase family protein, with protein sequence MRWRTRVALIVAAAGIGAYVWHYPPAPAIEAARQPAQPVSVLRWAGVDDWFGGFSGLEIAGDGRGFYAVTDRGHLVAGKLERDVDDTLVSVSVESERLLKDDSGRPLDTPRADSEGLALGPDGRLYISFERIPRVMVYDTTDSDGRWASYSKAWRALSRNGALELLAIDAEGTLYTIPEQSGRGAPEGLVYRKLPDSKWDQPFNIPLEGRYLPVGADFGPDGRLYVLERDVYPFGFRSRVRSFLIGEKGLRNERTEFETRLNEYGNLEGLAVWRDRAGRIRLTMVADDNFLPVQRSQIVEFAIAE encoded by the coding sequence ATGCGCTGGCGTACTCGAGTCGCGCTGATCGTCGCGGCGGCAGGTATCGGAGCTTACGTCTGGCACTACCCGCCCGCGCCGGCCATCGAAGCCGCCCGGCAACCGGCCCAGCCCGTGTCCGTCCTGCGATGGGCCGGCGTTGACGACTGGTTCGGAGGCTTTTCCGGGCTTGAGATCGCCGGGGATGGCCGCGGGTTCTACGCAGTGACGGACCGGGGCCATCTGGTTGCAGGCAAGCTCGAACGCGATGTGGACGATACGCTCGTCTCGGTGTCGGTTGAGTCCGAGCGGCTGCTGAAGGACGACAGCGGGCGCCCGCTCGACACACCGCGCGCGGATTCTGAGGGGCTCGCCCTTGGCCCCGACGGCAGGCTCTACATCTCGTTCGAGAGAATCCCGCGGGTCATGGTCTACGATACCACCGACAGCGATGGACGATGGGCGTCCTACAGCAAGGCCTGGCGCGCGCTTTCGCGCAACGGTGCGCTCGAGCTGCTGGCCATCGACGCGGAGGGCACGCTTTACACCATTCCCGAACAGTCAGGCAGGGGTGCGCCCGAGGGTCTCGTCTACCGCAAGCTTCCGGACAGCAAATGGGATCAGCCCTTCAACATTCCGCTCGAGGGGCGATACCTGCCCGTCGGCGCCGATTTCGGTCCGGACGGCAGGCTGTACGTGCTCGAGAGGGACGTCTATCCCTTCGGTTTCCGCAGTCGCGTCCGGTCTTTCCTGATCGGCGAGAAGGGCCTGCGCAATGAGCGGACAGAATTCGAGACGCGCCTCAACGAGTACGGCAACCTCGAGGGCCTTGCCGTATGGCGCGACAGGGCGGGCCGGATCCGGCTGACGATGGTCGCCGACGACAACTTCCTTCCGGTCCAGCGCAGCCAGATCGTGGAATTCGCCATCGCGGAATGA
- the mepA gene encoding penicillin-insensitive murein endopeptidase, producing the protein MNLYRLMVAATLSAGLASCGGDRSDRTGDETVALPTIGASSALANVPAKKLFSAKTTGSEQPPAPYGSYSKGCVAGSMQLAETGPTWQAMRLSRNRNWAHPETVDYVRTLSAKAAQLPGWKGLYVGDMSQPRGGPMSSGHASHQIGLDADIWLRPADTLSLSATQRENISSISMQRSGGAYVNQYWTPAHHALLKAAASDPRVARIFIFAGAKVQMCKDEKGDRSWLNKVRPWYGHDYHFHVRLNCPKGARGCVDQAPPPAGDGCADAQAWVNNILNPPPPDPNAPKPKPKRDIVLAEMPAQCAGVLESR; encoded by the coding sequence ATGAACCTGTACCGTCTCATGGTGGCTGCGACACTCAGCGCCGGGCTTGCGTCCTGCGGCGGGGATAGGTCCGACCGGACCGGCGACGAAACTGTTGCGCTGCCGACGATCGGGGCGAGTTCCGCGTTGGCCAATGTGCCGGCAAAGAAGCTTTTCAGCGCGAAGACGACCGGCTCCGAGCAACCGCCCGCGCCCTACGGCAGCTATTCCAAGGGATGTGTCGCCGGGTCGATGCAACTGGCCGAGACCGGGCCGACCTGGCAGGCCATGCGCCTGTCACGCAACCGCAACTGGGCGCACCCCGAAACAGTGGACTATGTACGGACGCTGAGCGCGAAGGCGGCGCAGCTTCCGGGCTGGAAAGGGCTCTACGTCGGAGACATGAGCCAGCCGCGCGGCGGCCCGATGAGCTCGGGACATGCGAGCCACCAGATCGGCCTCGACGCCGACATCTGGCTCAGGCCCGCCGACACGCTGAGTCTCAGTGCGACGCAGCGCGAGAACATCTCGTCGATCTCGATGCAGCGGTCCGGCGGCGCCTACGTCAACCAGTACTGGACTCCGGCCCATCACGCGCTGCTGAAAGCCGCGGCCTCGGACCCGCGCGTTGCGCGCATCTTCATCTTCGCCGGCGCGAAGGTGCAGATGTGCAAGGACGAGAAGGGCGACCGGAGCTGGCTCAACAAGGTCCGGCCATGGTACGGACATGACTACCACTTCCACGTCCGGCTGAACTGCCCCAAGGGCGCCCGGGGCTGCGTGGACCAGGCGCCCCCGCCTGCGGGCGACGGCTGCGCGGATGCACAGGCCTGGGTCAACAACATCCTCAATCCGCCGCCGCCGGATCCGAACGCGCCCAAGCCGAAGCCCAAACGTGACATCGTCCTGGCCGAGATGCCTGCCCAATGCGCTGGCGTACTCGAGTCGCGCTGA
- a CDS encoding MFS transporter produces MTETSARRRIWGWYFFDWASQPYNTLLLTFIFGPYFAQTATEVYVGHGLSEAAARARAQAAWGYGLTVGGVAIALLAPVLGAVADSSGRRMPWIWVFSALYVAGAGGLWFSAPQSFSIFWTLFFLGLGLLGAEFATIFTNSYLPDLAPDRGERGRISGSGWAFGYAGGVLALVIVLVFFEAGEGGRTLAGLKPLFGLDPTTGADTRIVGPFTALWYVVFMVPFFLWMREGERRAPRGSGHFVKGLSDLAATLRRLPRNPSLLAYLASSMFYRDALNGLYTFGGIYALGVLGWSIVDIGVFGILAAISGTVFCWVGGRIDRAVGPLPVIRTCCVLLILTSIMVVTLTRTSALGMDLPEGSSLPDVLFYLAGALIGAAGGALQASSRTMLTLQGDPERMTEAFGLYALSGKATSFLAPATIAVVSDLTGSQRAGVLPVVALFIAGLVLLGWVKTSGEARA; encoded by the coding sequence ATGACGGAGACTTCGGCGCGCAGGCGTATCTGGGGCTGGTACTTCTTCGACTGGGCCAGCCAACCCTACAACACGCTTTTGCTGACTTTCATCTTCGGCCCCTACTTCGCCCAGACCGCGACCGAGGTCTATGTCGGGCACGGTCTTTCAGAAGCCGCCGCGCGCGCCCGGGCGCAGGCCGCATGGGGGTATGGCCTGACCGTGGGCGGTGTGGCGATCGCCCTGCTCGCCCCGGTGCTGGGCGCGGTCGCCGACAGTTCAGGCCGCCGGATGCCCTGGATCTGGGTCTTTTCCGCCCTCTATGTCGCCGGGGCCGGCGGGCTGTGGTTCAGCGCGCCGCAGTCCTTCTCGATCTTCTGGACACTCTTTTTCCTCGGCCTCGGCCTGCTCGGCGCCGAGTTCGCGACGATCTTCACCAATTCCTACCTGCCGGATCTGGCCCCCGACCGGGGCGAGCGCGGCCGCATCTCGGGGTCGGGCTGGGCTTTCGGATATGCGGGGGGCGTACTCGCGCTTGTCATTGTTCTGGTGTTCTTCGAGGCGGGAGAGGGGGGAAGGACGTTGGCGGGGTTGAAGCCCCTTTTCGGGCTCGACCCCACGACCGGCGCCGACACGCGTATCGTCGGACCCTTCACGGCGCTCTGGTATGTCGTCTTCATGGTTCCCTTCTTCCTCTGGATGCGGGAGGGGGAGCGGCGGGCGCCGCGGGGCTCCGGCCACTTCGTCAAGGGCCTTTCCGACCTCGCGGCGACCTTGCGGCGGCTGCCGCGAAATCCCTCGCTGCTGGCCTATCTGGCCTCGTCGATGTTCTACCGCGACGCCCTCAACGGGCTCTACACCTTCGGCGGCATCTACGCGCTCGGCGTACTGGGATGGAGCATCGTGGACATCGGCGTGTTCGGCATCCTCGCCGCGATCAGCGGGACAGTGTTCTGCTGGGTCGGCGGCAGGATCGACCGTGCCGTGGGGCCCCTTCCGGTGATCCGTACCTGTTGCGTGCTGCTGATCCTGACGTCGATCATGGTGGTCACCCTGACCAGGACCTCGGCCCTGGGCATGGACCTGCCGGAGGGCTCCAGTTTGCCGGATGTCCTTTTCTATCTTGCCGGTGCGCTGATCGGTGCGGCGGGCGGCGCGCTGCAGGCATCGTCGCGGACCATGCTCACCCTCCAGGGCGATCCCGAGCGCATGACCGAAGCCTTCGGCCTCTACGCCCTGTCGGGCAAGGCGACCTCCTTCCTGGCCCCGGCGACGATCGCCGTTGTCTCGGACCTGACCGGCAGCCAGAGGGCAGGCGTTCTTCCGGTCGTCGCACTGTTCATCGCCGGGCTGGTTCTGCTAGGATGGGTCAAAACAAGCGGAGAGGCCCGAGCATGA
- a CDS encoding YggT family protein has product MQSLFEILMLLLNILWFFIIAHVIMSWLINFQVLNMRQPIVSQIWYGLNRLLEPLYGPIRRILPPMGGIDLAPLAVLIGVAVLRIVLVNNYALFV; this is encoded by the coding sequence ATGCAATCGCTGTTCGAGATCCTGATGTTGCTTCTCAACATCCTGTGGTTCTTCATCATCGCCCATGTGATCATGAGTTGGCTGATCAATTTCCAGGTGCTGAACATGCGCCAGCCCATCGTCTCGCAGATATGGTACGGTCTCAACCGTCTGCTCGAACCGCTCTACGGTCCGATCCGCAGGATCCTGCCCCCGATGGGCGGCATCGACCTCGCCCCGCTGGCGGTTTTGATCGGCGTGGCCGTGCTGCGCATCGTCCTCGTGAACAACTACGCGCTTTTCGTCTAG
- the recQ gene encoding DNA helicase RecQ, whose amino-acid sequence MTGAATLLRDVFGFDGFRPGQQEIVEAVAAGEDVLAIMPTGGGKSLCFQLPALMRSGVMVVISPLIALMRDQVRALQEVGVAAAALTSGNSPEENDAVIAALGRGEIRLLYMAPERLAGGATVQLLSRVGVNGIAVDEAHCVSQWGHDFRPDYLRIGALRKSLDVPLFAFTATADAETRAEIVEKLFTGATPRSFLRGFDRPNIHLAFGAKNQPRAQILAFAAARRGQSGIVYCGTRAKTETLARALRDEGHEALHYHGGMEAEDRRRAEARFQQEDGLIVVATVAFGMGIDKPDIRWVAHADLPKSIEAYYQEIGRAGRDGAPAETLTLYGPDDIRLRRTQIDEGLAPPERREADHGRLNALLGLAEAQGCRRAVLLGYFGETESHCGRCDLCDSPPELFDATTAVRKALSAALRTDERFGAGHLIDILTGNTTDKVRQQGHDGLPTFGVGGEYSRPQWQAIFRQMMGRDLLRPDAERHGALRMTDAALPILRGEQEITLRQDSLRAAAVERRPAVKAMVSEEDAPLLSALKAKRRALAEAAKVPAYIIFNDRTLIEIAETRPQTLDQMARIGGIGAKKLESYGAAFLEVVSGEAQQMHPKRRKLAGKEAGSTYDRLLEAQARLARGETGIDKPLSCSASELARLAQLGKPDRDAVLRLIGEKRAERFMPAFLEVLREAS is encoded by the coding sequence ATGACCGGCGCTGCAACGCTGTTGCGTGACGTATTCGGCTTTGACGGCTTCCGTCCGGGTCAGCAGGAGATCGTCGAGGCGGTGGCCGCGGGCGAGGATGTCCTCGCCATCATGCCCACGGGCGGGGGCAAGTCGCTGTGTTTCCAACTTCCCGCCCTGATGCGCAGCGGCGTGATGGTCGTGATCTCGCCGCTGATCGCGCTGATGCGCGACCAGGTCCGGGCCCTGCAGGAGGTGGGTGTCGCAGCCGCCGCGCTGACCTCGGGAAATTCCCCGGAAGAGAATGACGCGGTGATCGCGGCGCTTGGCCGGGGCGAGATCAGGCTGCTCTACATGGCGCCGGAGCGTCTGGCCGGCGGGGCGACTGTCCAGTTGCTGAGCCGTGTCGGCGTGAATGGCATCGCCGTGGACGAGGCGCATTGCGTCAGCCAGTGGGGTCACGACTTCCGGCCGGACTATCTGCGCATCGGCGCGCTGCGCAAGTCGCTCGATGTTCCGCTGTTCGCCTTCACCGCCACCGCCGACGCCGAAACCCGCGCCGAGATCGTCGAGAAGCTTTTCACCGGCGCGACTCCCCGGAGCTTCCTGCGCGGTTTCGACCGGCCCAACATCCACCTCGCTTTCGGCGCGAAGAACCAGCCCAGGGCGCAGATCCTCGCCTTTGCCGCAGCCCGGCGCGGCCAGTCGGGGATCGTCTATTGCGGGACCCGGGCCAAGACGGAAACGCTCGCCCGCGCTTTGCGCGACGAGGGACACGAGGCGCTGCACTATCACGGCGGGATGGAGGCCGAGGACCGCCGCCGGGCCGAAGCGCGCTTCCAGCAGGAAGACGGGCTGATCGTCGTCGCGACGGTGGCCTTCGGCATGGGCATCGACAAGCCCGATATCCGCTGGGTCGCTCATGCCGACCTGCCGAAATCCATCGAGGCCTATTATCAGGAGATCGGGCGCGCCGGGCGCGACGGGGCTCCGGCCGAGACACTGACGCTTTACGGTCCCGACGACATCCGTCTGCGCCGCACCCAGATCGACGAGGGCCTCGCCCCGCCGGAACGGCGCGAGGCCGATCACGGACGCCTCAACGCCCTGCTGGGACTGGCCGAGGCGCAGGGCTGCCGGCGCGCGGTTTTGCTGGGCTATTTCGGTGAGACCGAGTCTCATTGCGGGCGCTGCGATCTCTGCGACAGCCCGCCCGAGCTGTTCGACGCCACCACCGCCGTACGCAAGGCATTGTCCGCGGCGCTTCGCACCGACGAGCGTTTCGGTGCGGGACATCTCATCGATATCCTGACCGGTAATACGACCGACAAGGTCCGCCAGCAGGGGCATGACGGCCTGCCGACATTCGGGGTCGGGGGAGAATACTCCCGTCCGCAGTGGCAGGCGATCTTCCGGCAGATGATGGGACGCGATCTTTTGCGCCCGGATGCCGAGCGCCACGGTGCCCTGCGGATGACGGACGCCGCCCTTCCGATCCTTCGCGGAGAACAGGAGATCACGCTTCGCCAGGACAGCCTGCGCGCCGCGGCGGTCGAAAGGCGCCCTGCCGTCAAGGCGATGGTATCGGAAGAGGACGCGCCGCTGCTCTCGGCGCTCAAGGCCAAGCGGCGCGCGCTGGCCGAGGCGGCGAAAGTGCCCGCCTACATCATCTTCAACGACCGGACCCTGATCGAGATCGCCGAGACCCGGCCGCAGACCCTCGACCAGATGGCCCGGATCGGGGGCATCGGCGCCAAGAAGCTCGAAAGCTACGGCGCGGCGTTCCTCGAGGTGGTCTCGGGCGAGGCGCAGCAGATGCATCCCAAGCGGCGCAAGCTTGCCGGCAAGGAGGCGGGCAGCACCTACGACCGCCTGCTCGAGGCGCAGGCGCGGCTGGCACGGGGCGAAACGGGCATCGACAAGCCGCTGAGCTGTTCCGCCTCCGAACTCGCCCGGCTCGCGCAGCTGGGCAAGCCGGACCGCGATGCGGTGCTGCGGCTCATCGGTGAAAAGCGCGCGGAACGATTTATGCCCGCATTCCTCGAGGTGCTCCGCGAGGCGAGCTGA
- a CDS encoding ATP-binding protein, giving the protein MSLANKLAEERRGRLAAERMLELKQAELFAANRKLGLHARALSEEIVETRAEVAIVRDENQRVKSELSSAHQKIEVVERRLWQTIETISDCFAFYTPDLELIMANNAFLALFDGLEAIRPGVNYVTILQMMTDEGIVNPGDMRPADWRHMMTERMQQPDPEPITIRLWNREYIKLIDQRGPDGDIVSLGLNITAAVRYEEQLDEARKHAESANRAKSAFLANMSHEIRTPMNGVVGMADVLTETPLTEEQRLYVETIKNSGEALLVIINDVLDYSKIEAEKLELREEPFDLERSLHEVVMLLEPGAREKGLAIALDYQMAMPVGFLADPGRLRQVMANLVGNAIKFTNEGGIVVRVRGAPIEIGAAWRLRIEIEDTGIGIPQDKIQHIFGDFNQVENERNRKFDGTGLGLAISSRLIAMMGGELSVTSTEGQGSCFGFDIALALSQDVHVIATVRPAGISRALLLDLPGHGRNALAQHLRQLGIETLVPEDPDEARDCMATGIDILIAERELTQPGAGYERALRDISPACPVLLLTERNRLAVPEEEDGIRAHLPRPYLRQDLIDRLQILSEAVAQMPARDQTDPLVRKAHTGSAGAQDDADERPPVFLHRRADRSPSAASGPDAKADVATSRKLRPMRILAAEDNRTNQLVFSKMTKDLDIELRFASNGEEAVAAFADFAPDLIFMDISMPKMDGKQATMAIRAAESLTGGHVPIVALTAHAMEGDDESILSAGLDHYMTKPLRKAEIIGRILECAGDGVAPPLKSAPEHAAQ; this is encoded by the coding sequence ATGAGTCTGGCGAACAAGCTGGCGGAAGAACGCCGCGGCCGTCTCGCTGCGGAACGGATGCTTGAACTCAAGCAGGCCGAGCTTTTTGCCGCCAACCGCAAGCTCGGGCTGCATGCGCGGGCCCTGTCGGAAGAGATCGTCGAGACGCGCGCGGAGGTCGCGATCGTCAGGGACGAGAACCAGCGGGTGAAGTCCGAACTCTCGAGCGCGCATCAGAAGATCGAGGTGGTCGAGCGGCGGCTCTGGCAGACCATCGAGACCATCAGCGATTGCTTCGCATTCTACACGCCCGACCTCGAACTGATCATGGCGAACAACGCCTTTCTCGCCCTGTTCGACGGTCTGGAAGCGATCCGGCCGGGGGTGAACTACGTCACCATCCTGCAGATGATGACCGACGAGGGCATCGTGAACCCCGGCGACATGCGCCCGGCCGACTGGCGGCACATGATGACCGAGCGCATGCAGCAGCCAGACCCCGAACCCATAACCATCCGCCTCTGGAACCGGGAGTACATCAAGCTGATCGACCAGCGCGGGCCGGACGGCGACATCGTCTCGCTCGGGCTCAACATCACGGCGGCCGTGCGCTACGAGGAACAGCTTGACGAGGCACGAAAGCACGCCGAAAGCGCGAACCGGGCGAAATCGGCCTTCCTCGCGAACATGAGCCACGAGATACGCACGCCGATGAACGGTGTGGTCGGCATGGCCGACGTGCTGACGGAGACGCCGCTTACCGAAGAGCAGCGCCTTTACGTCGAAACGATAAAGAATTCCGGCGAGGCGCTTCTCGTCATCATCAACGACGTGCTCGACTACTCCAAGATCGAGGCGGAAAAGCTGGAGTTGCGCGAAGAGCCTTTCGACCTCGAACGCTCGCTGCACGAGGTCGTCATGCTGCTTGAACCCGGCGCCCGCGAAAAGGGTCTGGCAATCGCGCTGGACTACCAGATGGCGATGCCGGTGGGCTTCCTGGCGGATCCGGGGCGTCTGCGGCAGGTGATGGCCAACCTCGTCGGCAACGCGATCAAGTTCACCAACGAGGGCGGGATCGTGGTGAGGGTGCGCGGCGCTCCGATCGAGATCGGCGCAGCCTGGCGCCTGAGGATCGAGATCGAGGATACCGGAATCGGGATCCCTCAGGACAAGATCCAGCACATCTTCGGAGATTTCAATCAGGTCGAGAACGAGCGGAACCGCAAATTCGACGGAACCGGACTGGGCCTTGCCATCAGCAGCCGGCTGATCGCGATGATGGGTGGCGAACTGTCGGTCACGTCCACCGAGGGGCAGGGTTCCTGCTTCGGTTTCGACATCGCCCTTGCACTCTCGCAGGACGTCCATGTCATCGCAACCGTGCGTCCGGCGGGCATATCGCGGGCGCTGCTGCTGGACTTGCCGGGTCATGGGCGCAACGCCCTCGCGCAGCACTTGCGGCAACTGGGCATCGAGACACTTGTCCCCGAGGATCCCGATGAGGCGCGCGACTGCATGGCAACCGGCATCGATATCCTGATTGCCGAGCGCGAGCTGACCCAGCCCGGAGCGGGGTACGAGCGTGCGCTTCGGGACATCTCGCCCGCCTGCCCGGTGCTGCTGCTTACTGAACGCAACCGCCTCGCCGTTCCCGAGGAAGAAGACGGAATCCGGGCGCATCTGCCACGGCCCTATCTCCGGCAGGACCTCATCGACCGACTTCAGATCCTCAGCGAGGCCGTGGCCCAGATGCCTGCCCGCGACCAGACAGATCCGCTTGTCCGGAAAGCGCACACCGGCTCGGCCGGCGCGCAGGACGATGCGGACGAGCGGCCGCCGGTGTTCCTTCACAGACGGGCCGACCGCAGCCCTTCGGCGGCGTCCGGACCGGACGCGAAAGCTGATGTTGCCACATCCCGGAAGCTTCGGCCCATGCGCATTCTGGCGGCCGAGGACAACCGGACCAACCAGCTTGTCTTCAGCAAGATGACAAAGGATCTCGACATCGAGTTGCGCTTCGCCTCGAACGGGGAAGAGGCGGTCGCGGCTTTCGCCGACTTCGCGCCGGACCTGATCTTCATGGACATCTCGATGCCGAAGATGGACGGCAAGCAGGCGACCATGGCGATCCGGGCCGCGGAATCCCTGACGGGCGGGCATGTGCCCATCGTGGCGCTGACCGCCCACGCGATGGAGGGCGACGACGAATCCATCCTCTCCGCGGGGCTCGACCACTACATGACGAAGCCTCTGCGCAAGGCGGAGATCATCGGCAGGATCCTCGAATGCGCGGGCGACGGCGTGGCCCCGCCGCTGAAGTCCGCGCCGGAGCATGCGGCGCAATGA